Proteins co-encoded in one Patescibacteria group bacterium genomic window:
- the thyA gene encoding thymidylate synthase: MIHPEKQYLDLLQDILNNGSDKPLFFTPEVLAEYKKKGEEPPSIRSVFGRQIRFDMSKGFPLLTTKKVFLKGIIHELLWFLQGDSNMKYLVDNNVKIWDEWAWKRYHKWALENDASKDMTQANFMQKIKDESADSEFVKKWGDLITIYGRMWRRWPASDGREIDQLAWVIQGLKDKPFRKSYVVSAWNPDFIYAMASEGNKSEVPPFCHTTFQFAVTNGNQLNLGLYQRSADIFLGVPFNIASYALLLQMVAQVTGLVPGEFVHSFGDAHVYSNHMDQIKEQMSREPKPFPTMKINKDIKNIDDFKFEDFEVEGYDPHPRIKAEIANIGGY; this comes from the coding sequence ATGATTCACCCCGAAAAACAATACCTAGACCTACTTCAAGATATTCTTAATAATGGTTCTGACAAACCTCTCTTCTTTACTCCTGAAGTTTTAGCTGAATATAAAAAGAAAGGTGAAGAGCCTCCTTCTATTCGTTCCGTCTTTGGAAGACAAATTCGTTTTGATATGTCAAAGGGATTCCCTCTTCTCACAACCAAAAAAGTATTTCTAAAAGGAATTATTCATGAATTACTTTGGTTTCTTCAAGGAGACTCAAATATGAAATATTTAGTAGATAACAATGTTAAAATTTGGGATGAATGGGCCTGGAAAAGATATCACAAATGGGCGCTTGAGAATGACGCCTCAAAAGACATGACACAAGCAAATTTCATGCAAAAAATAAAAGACGAATCTGCTGATTCTGAGTTTGTTAAAAAATGGGGCGACCTTATTACGATTTACGGACGCATGTGGAGAAGATGGCCAGCTTCAGATGGTCGTGAAATTGACCAACTCGCCTGGGTGATCCAAGGGCTCAAAGACAAACCATTCAGAAAATCCTACGTTGTATCTGCCTGGAACCCCGACTTTATTTACGCCATGGCCTCAGAGGGAAACAAAAGTGAAGTGCCTCCATTCTGTCATACAACTTTTCAATTTGCTGTCACCAACGGAAATCAATTAAATCTTGGTCTCTACCAAAGAAGTGCTGATATTTTTCTAGGAGTTCCTTTTAATATAGCGAGCTATGCCCTACTCCTCCAAATGGTAGCCCAGGTTACAGGACTAGTCCCAGGAGAATTTGTACATTCTTTTGGTGATGCTCATGTGTATTCCAACCACATGGATCAAATCAAAGAACAAATGAGCAGGGAGCCAAAACCATTCCCTACAATGAAAATAAACAAAGATATAAAGAATATTGATGATTTCAAGTTTGAAGATTTTGAAGTTGAGGGATACGAC